From one Cytophagales bacterium genomic stretch:
- a CDS encoding transcriptional regulator produces the protein MFWNEGQLPENWAVETLIKKHPSKPYNPDIANAFFRSGYIESWGRGTIKMIERCTEAGVPTPSFSYEMLGIWVEFVKQLPKDVLTKKGLPKHLIKIILFTEKNGRVTNSDVQSICNITKRTATRYFLFSSLQHPEQKIKSLPSGRVAAALC, from the coding sequence ATGTTTTGGAACGAAGGACAACTTCCCGAGAACTGGGCAGTTGAAACCCTGATAAAAAAGCATCCCTCAAAGCCTTATAACCCTGATATTGCCAATGCTTTTTTCAGAAGCGGGTACATAGAATCCTGGGGAAGAGGAACCATAAAAATGATTGAAAGATGCACAGAAGCAGGAGTACCTACCCCCTCTTTCTCTTATGAAATGCTGGGTATTTGGGTTGAGTTTGTTAAGCAACTTCCCAAAGATGTTTTAACGAAAAAAGGATTACCTAAACATCTTATTAAAATTATATTATTTACAGAAAAAAATGGCAGAGTTACAAACTCAGATGTGCAAAGTATTTGTAACATAACAAAACGTACAGCTACAAGGTATTTCCTGTTTTCGTCATTGCAACACCCGGAGCAAAAAATCAAGTCATTACCCAGCGGCAGAGTTGCTGCTGCTCTCTGT